One Microbacterium sp. W4I20 DNA window includes the following coding sequences:
- a CDS encoding SIS domain-containing protein, translating to MTSLSHTYSEGLRTRLDSIEAVNEDGLSRATEILAGVVSGGGVIHAFGTGHSQASALEIAGRAGGLIPTNRIAISDLVIYGGESPNVLDDPLLERDERLGLRLIELADVQPRDAMILFSNSGVNGAIVQMAVSMVERGVPVIAVTSRAHAETSVSKHSGGRLLAEVAEVVLDNLAPVGDAIVPLEGGARICGVSSITAAYLVQVLVARVATSMLAAGTLPPFYLSANVEGGHERNLEIEQTYAGRLRRIAT from the coding sequence ATGACATCGCTCTCCCATACGTACTCAGAGGGGTTACGCACTCGCCTCGACTCCATTGAGGCGGTGAATGAGGACGGCCTGAGCCGTGCTACCGAGATCTTGGCTGGGGTTGTCTCCGGAGGCGGCGTGATCCACGCGTTCGGAACGGGACATTCGCAGGCATCGGCGCTGGAGATCGCTGGTCGTGCTGGCGGGCTGATCCCGACTAATCGGATAGCGATATCCGACCTGGTCATCTATGGCGGCGAGTCGCCCAACGTTCTGGATGACCCGCTTCTCGAGCGCGACGAGAGGCTAGGGCTCAGACTGATCGAGCTGGCCGATGTGCAGCCACGAGACGCAATGATCCTCTTTTCCAACTCCGGGGTGAACGGAGCCATCGTACAGATGGCCGTGTCCATGGTCGAGCGAGGCGTTCCCGTTATCGCCGTTACTTCTCGCGCACATGCCGAGACCTCCGTGTCGAAACACAGTGGGGGTCGTCTGCTAGCGGAGGTCGCCGAGGTTGTGCTCGACAATCTCGCGCCGGTCGGGGATGCGATTGTGCCTCTGGAGGGAGGGGCTCGAATCTGCGGCGTGTCCTCGATAACCGCGGCTTACCTAGTGCAGGTACTTGTTGCGCGTGTGGCGACCTCGATGCTTGCCGCCGGAACTCTCCCCCCGTTCTACCTTTCCGCCAATGTCGAGGGCGGACACGAGCGG